In Mercurialis annua linkage group LG5, ddMerAnnu1.2, whole genome shotgun sequence, a single genomic region encodes these proteins:
- the LOC126681877 gene encoding uncharacterized protein LOC126681877: MTQSGLVMQSKLAEFGLRLDPISLLLFVLSMEYFSRLMLQNTRADNTSIKIVKETLRTFAKTFGLHPNHNKSTIFFDGVPDTSKSEILSLIGFQEGKLPVKYLGLPLVSSRFSNDHCNGLIQRITTRVNSWSAKSLSFAGRLQLINSVLLSMQIYWCSVFLLPKAVIKGVESICREFLWNNQNSNRKSGPVGWKNVCTGKCYGGLRIKSVLIWNKPALVKHIWGLITHKPSLWATWVTENKLKRLSFWGIDKHYDFSWAWRQLLKLRNSIKDKFEYQLGNGERFSFWQDPRVDGLSLTDRFPGINIKDSDVSKYANVSRQIPRHSFIKWMALLGRLNTKDKIMKFSSNIWEKVLQISDRARQSFTWKREVSYIVRRAKGKSIRAKLMKMWFNASVYHIWMTRNKIVFAQETQTVDQVFKRITADVRNRL; encoded by the exons ATGACTCAATCTGGACTGGTCATGCAAAGCAAgttagcag AATTTGGGTTGAGGTTGGATCCAATTTCCCTCTTACTTTTTGTCCTTAGCATGGAGTACTTCTCTAGATTGATGCTGCAAAACACAAGAGCTG ATAATACTTCCATTAAGATAGTTAAAGAGACCCTGAGAACCTTTGCAAAGACTTTTGGATTACATCCAAATCATAACAAAAGCACCATTTTCTTTGATGGTGTTCCTGATACCAGTAAGAGTGAGATCCTAAGCTTAATAGGTTTCCAGGAGGGGAAGCTGCCAGTTAAGTACTTGGGGCTACCCCTGGTCTCTTCTAGATTTTCTAATGACCACTGCAATGGCTTAATCCAGAGAATAACAACTAGAGTTAATAGCTGGTCAGCAAAAAGTCTGTCCTTTGCTGGCAGGCTTCAGCTAATAAATTCAGTCTTGCTAAGTATGCAGATCTACTGGTGTTCTGTGTTCTTGCTTCCTAAGGCAGTGATTAAAGGGGTAGAATCAATCTGTAGAGAGTTCCTTTGGAATAATCAGAATTCTAATAGGAAAAGTGGGCCAGTAGGATGGAAGAATGTTTGCACAGGAAAGTGCTATGGTGGATTAAGGATTAAATCAGTGCTTATTTGGAATAAACCAGCTTTAGTAAAGCATATCTGGGGATTAATCACCCATAAGCCTTCGTTATGGGCTACTTGGGTGACTGAGAATAAGCTTAAAAGATTAAGCTTCTGGGGGATTGATAAACACTATGATTTCTCTTGGGCATGGAGACAACTTTTAAAGCTAAGAAATAGTATTAAAGATAAGTTTGAGTATCAGCTAGGTAATGGAGAGAGGTTTTCTTTTTGGCAGGATCCTAGGGTAGATGGACTATCTCTTACTGATAGGTTTCCAGGAATAAACATCAAGGACTCTGATGTTTCTAAATATGCAAATGTATCAA GACAGATTCCAAGACACTCATTTATTAAGTGGATGGCTTTGTTGGGTCGCCTGAACACTAAAGACAAAATAATGAA GTTTTCTTCTAATATTTGGGAGAAAGTCTTACAAATCTCTGATAGAGCTAGACAGAGCTTCACTTGGAAAAGAGAAGTAAGCTATATTGTTAGAAGAGCAAAAGGAAAATCCATTAGGGCAAAGTTGATGAAAATGTGGTTCAATGCATCTGTATACCACATATGGATGACAAGGAACAAAATTGTGTTTGCTCAGGAAACTCAGACAGTAGACCAAGTCTTCAAAAGAATTACAGCAGATGTTAGAAATAGGCTTTGA
- the LOC126681155 gene encoding protein CYCLOPS-like, with protein sequence MGEGNGYSENWFRNTSEEMFVKSLMEAPTMEILGLKGIHCLHQHNTFRTDSEELFKSWLTNGENPSSSIAHRTRQASRRISTELANLSHHQPGGSLQNKRSNDVLSAQNNHAPLDASTDFNQQPIRNAVEQNMQASNLYLAKAWSQPMTRSRSSELRKRYAASNSFKQDFADANVSSDPHPHDIANQFMSASNSSSSNLNTPQMGDIDKVSSVVSMLKGTLERKKLSSQIEKQTAQEIVMDTSFHQNIHEIPLSFQERSNGQVLQTVEEAIDLELEGFVNPINPVHLSTVSREPSQSESSTAAPVVSSGFDTCDGLSNSSQYVESSSQHFGKKVTSPENDPKAKDFRGRIIENLKDDRKRGGLVRHGSITSAASVDTTKKRRVERSRKMAEAKERNLTPPIPSDMQSIMKRCENLEKEVRSLKLNLSFMNRKDSEQTKQIEELQKSNEELADEKERLVEEIERILS encoded by the exons ATGGGAGAAGGAAATGGTTATTCAGAAAACTGGTTCAGAAACACAAGTGAAGAAATGTTCGTAAAGTCGTTGATGGAGGCGCCGACGATGGAGATTTTAGGATTGAAGGGTATTCATTGTCTTCATCAACATAACACCTTTCGAACCGACAGTGAAGAGCTTTTCAAATCATGGCTTACTAATGGAGAG AATCCCTCGTCAAGCATAGCGCATCGCACCCGCCAAGCATCGCGGAG GATTTCTACTGAACTAGCCAATTTGAGTCATCACCAACCTGGTGGTTCACTCCAAAACAAAAGAAGCAATGATGTGTTATCTGCACAAAACAATCATGCGCCTCTCGACGCTTCCACCGACTTCAACCAGCAACCGATTAG GAATGCTGTCGAACAAAATATGCAGGCCAGTAACTTGTATTTGGCCAAG GCCTGGTCTCAACCCATGACAAGAAGTCGATCCTCTGAACTACG GAAGCGATATGCTGCTAGCAACAGCTTCAAGCAAGATTTTGCAGATGCAAATGTTTCCAGTGACCCTCATCCGCATGATATCGCCAATCAATTCATGTCCGCGTCCAATTCATCTTCATCTAATCTCAATACGCCACAAATGGGAGATATTGATAAAGTGTCTTCAGTTGTGAGCATGCTGAAGGGAACACTCGAACGCAAAAAGCTCAGTAGCCAGATTGAGAAACAGACTGCTCAAGAAATTGTAATGGATACAAGCTTTCATCAAAACATTCATGAGATTCCATTAAGCTTTCAAGAAAGGTCCAATGGCCAAGTTCTTCAAACAGTTGAGGAAGCTATAGATCTTGAGCTAGAAGGTTTTGTAAATCCTATAAATCCAGTTCATTTGAGCACAGTTTCTCGAGAACCGTCACAAAGTGAATCATCTACTGCTGCGCCAGTAGTTTCATCTGGTTTTGATACATGTGACGGTCTCAGTAACTCAAGTCAGTATGTTGAGAGCTCAAGCCAACATTTTGGCAAGAAAGTCACTAGTCCAGAGAATGACCCTAAAGCAAAAG ATTTCAGAGGGCGGATTATAGAAAATTTGAAGGATGATAGGAAG AGGGGAGGCTTGGTTCGACATGGGTCTATTACGTCAGCTGCTTCAG TGGACACAACAAAGAAGCGGAGGGTGGAACGTTCAAGAAA AATGGCAGAGGCAAAGGAAAGAAATTTAACACCACCAATTCCATCGGATATGCAATCTATTATGAAGCGATGCGAAAATCTTGAGAAGGAAGTGCGGTCTCTCAAACTCAACTTGTCTTTCATGAATAG GAAGGATTCTGAGCAGACTAAGCAGATAGAAGAGCTTCAGAAGAGCAACGAAGAGTTGGCAGATGAAAAAGAAAGACTTGTCGAAGAAATCGAGAGAATCCTCTCATAA
- the LOC126683096 gene encoding uncharacterized protein LOC126683096: MGRGRNEGEELHAAARSGDLKAVQSILSSNPLAVNSRDKHSRTPLHLAAWSGHAQVVNYLCQEKADAGAAAVDDMGAIHFAAQKGHLEIVRTLLSSGVSVKSSTRKGLTPLHYAAQGSNLDLVKYLVKKGASLSFKTKAGKTALDLASSKEIRLFLEQSEQSLKKGDLNEKEKAEDANLKPSVADKSEMEDGELLASASEEQDEKSLKRKSGEEEIKEASPEQRKQKIKLNHLVSLDDDEEDENEE; this comes from the exons atggGGAGGGGGAGAAACGAAGGTGAAGAGCTGCACGCAGCGGCAAGGTCCGGTGACTTAAAAGCGGTTCAGTCAATTCTGAGTTCAAATCCTTTGGCTGTGAACTCCAGAGATAAGCACTCCAGAACTCC ATTGCATTTGGCAGCATGGTCAGGGCATGCACAAGTGGTGAATTACCTCTGCCAAGAGAAGGCTGATGCGGGTGCTGCTGCTGTGGACGACATGGGCGCAATTCATTTTGCTGCTCAGAAGGGTCATTTAGAAATTGTTCGGACTCTGCTTTCATCTGGGGTCTCTGTCAAATCTTCCACCCGAAAGGGTCTGACTCCACTTCACTATGCTGCTCAAGGGTCTAATCTTGACTTAGTGAAGTACTTGGTAAAGAAAGGAGCAAGTCTTAGTTTTAAGACAAAAGCAGGAAAGACGGCCCTTGATCTTGCAAGCAGCAAAGAGATACGGTTGTTTCTGGAACAAAGTGAGCAATCGTTGAAAAAGGGAGATCTGAATGAAAAAGAGAAGGCAGAAGATGCAAATCTGAAGCCATCAGTGGCAGATAAATCAGAGATGGAGGACGGTGAACTTTTAGCTTCGGCCTCAGAAGAGCAGGATGAGAAAAGTTTGAAGAGGAAGAGTGGAGAAGAAGAGATTAAGGAAGCCTCTCCGGAACAAAGAAAGCAAAAGATAAAACTGAATCATCTTGTAAGCTTAGAcgatgatgaagaagatgaaaatgAGGAATAG
- the LOC126681156 gene encoding uncharacterized protein LOC126681156 produces the protein MDSEEEEEIEMEENRDFNTNKMGIMMMIKYVIVFVLRLSLAFLIPIMALFCISIVTVILGILAANFFSFSFTSPILFPTHCTILSASVDLRSSKVCELGLLNYNDNHVFYPFDSSKFRCRFDYYWASVFQVEYKDQSLGQRRLALAEAPNEALPQDCRPNFAAAWLTKDLFKVNNTYDCWYSVGFSKVSLYRDGFFPCQAKDPSASEMLRRYVFLSIKTLRSLFVQKKGNANYWRWETVAGIVTGFSTSLISISFISIIHHMKSRLSQTYAARMFGRTIKMVFFKRICFLVAYLSIAGWLALQYGKRLGLSEIYKRYTY, from the exons ATGgattcagaagaagaagaagaaatagaAATGGAAGAGAATAGGGATTTTAACACTAATAAAATGGGGATTATGATGATGATTAAGTATGTGATAGTGTTTGTGTTGAGATTGAGTTTGGCATTTTTAATCCCAATAATGGCACTCTTTTGTATATCAATTGTAACAGTAATTTTAGGTATATTGGCTGCTAACTTCTTCTCCTTCTCCTTCACCTCTCCCATTCTTTTTCCTACTCACTGCACCATTCTCTCTGCAA gtGTGGATTTGAGATCATCCAAGGTCTGTGAACTTGGACTCTTGAATTACAACGACAATCATGTCTTTTATCCTTTTGACTCCAGTAAATTTCgctgtcgttttgattactattgGGCTTCAGTTTTTCAG GTGGAATACAAAGATCAATCTTTGGGCCAGAGACGGCTTGCACTTGCAGAGGCTCCAAATGAAGCCCTTCCTCAAGATTGCAGGCCTAATTTTGCTGCTGCATGGTTGACCAAAGATTTGTTCAAG GTCAATAATACTTATGACTGCTGGTATTCAGTTGGCTTTTCGAAAGTGAGCCTGTATCGTGATGGCTTCTTCCCTTGTCAAGCGAAAGATCCATCTGCTTCTGAGATGCTTAGGCGTTATGTTTTTCT GTCCATCAAGACTTTACGCTCATTATTTGTACAAAAGAAGGGCAATGCAAATTATTGGAGGTGGGAAACAGTAGCTGGAATTGTTACTGGTTTTTCAACATCCTTGATCTCCATCAGCTTTATAAGTATCATACATCATATGAAGTCACGGTTGTCCCAAACCTATGCTGCACGGATGTTCGGTCGAACCATTAAAATGGTCTTCTTTAAGCGCATTTGTTTTCTTGTGGCTTACTTGTCAATTGCGGGTTGGTTAGCACTCCAGTATGGGAAAAGGCTTGGTTTATCGGAGATTTACAAAAGATACACCTACTAG
- the LOC126681876 gene encoding E3 ubiquitin-protein ligase SINA-like 10, with protein sequence MSDNIISSLDLELMDCVVCGEPLTPHIIQCENGHITCNTCSAKFGKCHSRTLPIGSMRCQAMEVVVESLKVFCQNKIYGCKESFSYDGKTKHEKYCSFIACSCPLLDCNVKGSSEMIYGHCKEMHKDSFTPFFHRKFVVSFFYPECSRRNNYYRSLTGFVLDSSDRDFLLTV encoded by the exons ATGTCCGATAATATTATCTCTTCACTTGATCTTGAACTTATGGATTGCGTTGTCTGCGGCGAACCTTTAACTCCTCACATTATTCAG TGTGAGAATGGACACATAACTTGCAACACGTGCTCTGCCAAATTTGGAAAATGTCATTCTCGCACTTTGCCTATCGGATCAATGCGATGTCAGGCAATGGAAGTAGTGGTGGAGTCTTTAAAAGTTTTTTGCCAAAACAAAATTTATGGATGCAAAGAAAGTTTTAGTTACGACGGAAAGACAAAGCACGAAAAGTATTGTTCTTTTATAGCGTGTTCATGCCCGCTTTTAGATTGCAATGTCAAGGGCTCATCCGAAATGATTTATGGTCACTGTAAAGAGATGCATAAAGATTCATTTACACCATTTTTTCATcgtaaatttgtt GTTTCATTCTTCTACCCAGAATGTTCAAGACGCAACAATTATTACCGTTCATTAACAGGGTTCGTTCTTGATAGTAGTGATCGTGATTTTTTGCTGACGGTTTGA